A single window of Candidatus Trichorickettsia mobilis DNA harbors:
- a CDS encoding SIR2 family protein: MIKYLKDDFGSKFNDYLEKCKSSTGHGESDPLKHHKTILNLARIKNSNNKIRLVTTNFDNLFELAQRELKIDEKASIIPHSATPYRWSGLIKIHGSLQYNETDLKYNQNDHSEELVLSSADFGRAYLKEAYAARFITELFNHFNVLFIGYSLSDPVLKYIVDAYAVDIKNDNKNAKKAYILLPESNNKNEGLYLSGVTVFNYSNKEGDHKGLYDHLNILTEINSNLYEKNEKIRQLKKYTDDQDQQALLEMHFATDPKIISFFFKWDSKKPETIADIKWLEHFATKKMGLPVINEDSTSIESIDTHLLISGWLCQHIYKPELIDWIFKNNGILHPILHARLSQELGNYTDSPYYDIISLLLNNIVYKNNNRNILNGLNNEIRKLKSIPIGLKLRILDALKPQIIIKYNNYQKIKHEKPQDFLRMMCLEINSYAIKELNKSLTDADMIADVAQELVILLKQYCDIAVLLNPDNYKPYNVMSHISNDDDQANMRYQLSCLVQLLRNSTKSLITKNSHKGLSLVETMLDDGINNNSYAVFIRLSLYLLSDNTESADQRIALLWRYRQGWFYEIDCKQEAGDFVKNIWPNLSHEWQEKFWNAIREDIKNSISNKTNIAKDICHRISWVGAQPDIPEDIKKFLLNNSYEADSDIFRDTNYQKCKSVVYPDIYNKEVDYNEFIGYNVEQHIALLNEAKDVNDRFYQPNNSSVLWNQWVGKDFNSAFQKLIEITEKEFYQKAWNYLIQGINLENENLDLLQFITTLDSFDSKNLKLLTNNVASLLSRLNKDKTPTICEDTFISLFYKLLPYTVETNLVNHDSTFSFSDKQQLRYYEDALNHPYGNIAIALIEFMINKSGGKGSNVPQSFISYFNNLLKAAKDKECIIYANTILTNNLYNLYVLIPQWTEENVIPLLEWLPSNKEKAYNTYQYWYSYLLDLNLTEELAKKIAQALKDLLKTENLELFDDCYIKERLIDLTLFMYKKKHIEISDIASYLQKYKKDVLDVINKNNINLQDYDFYKKVTNYLNLSKDKSSKEFKIISPILAQIFVKLLISDVNCSVINQKDWEEYWSNYFDYINHTHCIYEIIQNGESKKTNLNIIVLLQFLHQITDPSDLSLEYSSLKEILDDILKVDETAVDNNDYKNLRAYVSN; encoded by the coding sequence ATAATTAAGTACTTAAAAGATGATTTTGGAAGCAAATTTAATGATTATTTAGAAAAATGTAAAAGCAGCACCGGCCACGGTGAAAGTGATCCTTTAAAGCACCATAAAACAATACTTAATCTCGCACGCATAAAAAATAGTAACAATAAAATAAGACTAGTAACCACAAACTTTGACAATTTGTTCGAATTAGCGCAGCGTGAACTAAAGATAGATGAAAAAGCTTCTATAATTCCTCATTCAGCTACACCATATAGATGGTCTGGACTTATAAAAATACACGGCTCTTTGCAATACAATGAAACAGACTTAAAGTATAATCAAAATGATCATAGTGAAGAACTAGTGCTATCTTCAGCAGATTTTGGTAGAGCCTATCTAAAAGAAGCCTATGCTGCAAGATTCATTACAGAACTATTCAATCATTTTAATGTGCTATTTATTGGATATAGCCTCAGCGACCCAGTGTTAAAGTATATTGTTGATGCTTATGCTGTTGATATAAAAAACGATAATAAAAACGCTAAAAAGGCTTACATTTTGTTACCAGAATCAAATAATAAGAATGAGGGTTTATATCTAAGTGGAGTTACAGTATTCAATTACTCGAACAAAGAAGGTGATCATAAAGGACTTTATGATCACCTAAATATTTTAACCGAAATAAATTCAAACCTATATGAAAAGAATGAAAAAATTAGACAGCTAAAAAAGTATACTGATGATCAAGATCAACAGGCGCTTTTAGAAATGCATTTTGCCACTGATCCAAAAATTATATCATTTTTCTTTAAATGGGACAGCAAAAAACCTGAGACTATAGCAGATATTAAGTGGCTAGAGCATTTTGCAACAAAAAAGATGGGGCTGCCTGTAATTAACGAAGATTCTACTTCTATAGAATCCATCGACACTCACCTCTTAATATCTGGTTGGTTATGTCAACACATATACAAACCTGAATTGATAGATTGGATATTCAAGAATAACGGTATTCTACATCCTATATTACATGCAAGATTGTCTCAAGAATTAGGCAATTATACAGATAGTCCGTACTATGATATAATTTCTCTATTACTAAATAACATTGTCTATAAAAATAATAATAGAAATATTTTGAATGGATTAAATAATGAGATCAGAAAATTAAAATCTATACCTATTGGGTTAAAATTAAGAATATTAGACGCGCTAAAGCCGCAAATAATTATTAAATATAATAATTATCAAAAAATAAAACATGAAAAGCCTCAAGATTTTCTTAGAATGATGTGTTTAGAAATAAATTCTTATGCCATTAAAGAACTTAACAAATCATTGACAGATGCAGATATGATTGCTGATGTTGCTCAAGAATTAGTTATTTTATTAAAACAATATTGTGATATTGCAGTCTTGCTTAATCCTGATAACTATAAACCTTATAATGTAATGTCTCATATTAGCAATGACGATGATCAAGCTAACATGCGGTACCAGCTTAGTTGTCTAGTACAATTATTACGCAATAGTACGAAATCTTTGATAACAAAAAACTCACATAAAGGATTATCCTTGGTAGAAACGATGTTAGATGACGGAATTAATAATAATTCTTATGCCGTATTTATTCGACTTTCTTTGTACTTATTAAGTGATAATACAGAAAGTGCGGATCAAAGAATCGCATTACTATGGCGATATAGACAAGGTTGGTTTTATGAAATAGACTGCAAGCAAGAAGCTGGTGATTTTGTAAAGAATATTTGGCCTAACCTTAGTCATGAGTGGCAAGAGAAATTTTGGAATGCGATACGTGAAGATATTAAAAATTCTATTTCCAATAAAACTAATATAGCAAAGGATATATGCCACAGAATATCTTGGGTAGGAGCGCAACCAGATATACCTGAAGATATCAAGAAGTTTCTTTTAAACAACTCTTATGAAGCAGACTCTGATATCTTTAGAGATACTAATTACCAGAAATGTAAGAGTGTTGTATATCCCGATATTTATAACAAGGAAGTGGATTATAATGAATTCATAGGATATAACGTAGAGCAACATATCGCCTTATTAAATGAAGCAAAAGACGTTAACGATCGCTTTTATCAACCTAATAATTCTTCTGTATTATGGAATCAATGGGTAGGTAAAGATTTTAACTCAGCTTTCCAAAAATTAATAGAAATTACAGAAAAAGAGTTTTATCAAAAAGCGTGGAACTACTTAATACAAGGTATTAATCTTGAAAATGAAAATCTTGATCTTCTACAATTTATCACTACACTAGATTCCTTCGATAGTAAAAATTTAAAATTACTGACCAATAATGTAGCTTCATTATTAAGTCGTCTTAATAAAGATAAAACACCAACTATCTGTGAAGATACATTTATTAGTCTATTTTATAAACTTCTTCCTTACACTGTAGAAACTAACTTAGTTAATCATGATAGTACTTTTTCATTTAGTGATAAACAACAGCTAAGATATTATGAAGACGCCCTTAATCATCCATATGGAAACATCGCTATTGCTTTGATCGAGTTTATGATTAATAAAAGCGGCGGTAAAGGGAGTAATGTACCTCAATCTTTTATTAGTTACTTCAACAACTTATTGAAAGCGGCCAAAGATAAAGAGTGTATAATTTATGCAAATACAATTTTGACAAATAATTTGTATAATCTGTACGTACTAATACCGCAATGGACTGAAGAAAATGTTATACCTTTACTAGAGTGGTTACCTTCAAATAAAGAAAAAGCGTATAATACCTATCAATATTGGTACTCTTACCTTTTGGATTTAAATTTAACAGAAGAACTAGCTAAAAAAATTGCTCAAGCTTTAAAAGATTTACTTAAGACTGAAAATTTAGAATTGTTTGATGATTGCTATATAAAAGAACGATTAATCGATCTAACTCTCTTTATGTATAAAAAAAAGCATATTGAAATATCAGATATAGCATCTTATTTACAAAAGTACAAGAAAGATGTCCTTGACGTTATTAACAAAAACAATATTAACTTGCAAGATTATGATTTTTACAAAAAAGTTACAAATTATTTAAATTTATCTAAAGATAAAAGTAGTAAAGAATTTAAAATAATATCTCCTATACTAGCTCAAATTTTTGTTAAGCTCTTAATTTCTGATGTTAATTGCTCTGTTATTAACCAAAAAGACTGGGAAGAATACTGGAGTAATTACTTTGATTATATAAATCACACACATTGTATTTACGAGATAATCCAAAATGGTGAAAGTAAAAAAACAAACCTAAATATTATAGTTTTGTTACAATTTTTACATCAGATAACTGATCCTTCAGACTTATCATTAGAATATAGTAGTTTAAAAGAAATACTAGACGATATATTAAAGGTAGATGAGACGGCGGTTGATAATAATGATTATAAAAATTTACGCGCGTACGTGAGTAATTGA
- a CDS encoding ParA family protein, giving the protein MTGYVITLATSKGGAGKSTLARNIAAHWLNIGMKVAIIDADPQGSIINRHNPNGELSSLMVIAEPEESVASVIDELKREYNYVIVDTGGFRNRTTVRALVASNLALIPLKPSADDVAGALETHNLIKELNKTPERISNPIKYRMIITMSQQNTVIARHVRAELEQLGYLLLKSEMYHRVAYPESAINGSSPCVSDPDGPAARDINQIIKELVDYL; this is encoded by the coding sequence ATGACAGGTTACGTTATTACTCTTGCTACAAGTAAGGGTGGAGCTGGTAAATCAACTTTAGCCAGAAATATTGCAGCTCATTGGTTAAATATCGGAATGAAGGTAGCTATAATAGATGCAGACCCTCAAGGAAGCATAATAAATAGGCACAATCCTAATGGAGAATTAAGTAGTCTTATGGTAATAGCAGAACCAGAAGAAAGCGTAGCTTCTGTTATTGATGAATTAAAAAGAGAGTATAATTATGTGATAGTCGATACAGGTGGTTTTAGAAATAGAACAACTGTTAGAGCTTTGGTAGCTAGCAATTTAGCATTGATTCCATTAAAGCCTTCAGCTGACGACGTGGCTGGTGCACTAGAAACCCATAATTTAATTAAAGAATTAAATAAAACACCAGAACGTATCTCCAATCCTATTAAATATAGAATGATAATAACTATGAGTCAGCAAAATACTGTCATTGCAAGACATGTAAGAGCAGAACTAGAACAGTTGGGATATTTACTATTAAAATCAGAAATGTATCATAGAGTTGCTTACCCTGAATCAGCAATAAATGGATCTTCTCCTTGTGTTTCAGACCCAGATGGGCCAGCAGCACGAGATATAAATCAAATTATAAAAGAATTAGTTGATTATTTATAA
- a CDS encoding tyrosine-type recombinase/integrase, translating into MAYQFIREPLTNKEVDKLCGECKTSQEKLIIWTLLETGLRVSELCSLTPENILWQQKSIRITGKGGIHGKKSKKRVVPMSPRVQALLEHYFAINDKWPVGSRQVQKIVKEIANRAKLTKPVSPHILRHTFATIALQKNISLATVQKILGHDRLATTAIYLNFTDEHVVEEFSKKWSKDN; encoded by the coding sequence ATGGCCTATCAATTCATTAGAGAACCTCTTACTAATAAAGAGGTAGATAAATTATGCGGGGAATGTAAAACTTCACAAGAAAAATTAATTATTTGGACTTTACTCGAAACAGGGCTACGTGTGTCAGAATTATGTAGCTTAACTCCAGAAAACATACTTTGGCAGCAAAAGTCTATACGAATAACAGGTAAGGGCGGTATTCACGGTAAAAAATCCAAAAAGCGAGTAGTGCCGATGTCTCCGAGAGTGCAAGCTTTACTAGAACATTATTTTGCTATCAATGATAAATGGCCGGTAGGATCAAGGCAGGTACAAAAAATAGTTAAGGAAATTGCTAACAGAGCAAAGTTAACTAAACCAGTTAGTCCTCATATTCTTAGACATACTTTTGCTACAATTGCACTGCAGAAGAATATTTCACTCGCAACGGTGCAAAAAATACTAGGACACGATAGACTTGCAACTACTGCTATCTATTTAAATTTTACAGACGAGCATGTTGTAGAAGAATTTTCTAAAAAATGGAGTAAAGATAATTAA
- a CDS encoding DUF4011 domain-containing protein: protein MELEDNSVELTLKTDFQKLINNRIEVLRLKLLDFTRKNPLISTRFSDRSNSFLRIVDCVPELLFQSLLNNNMRIIPLPDLGTEPEDEKSREFQEALTEARINDEGYLSGLEAINHERDEAPELLAQTERQLKDRLRQKLNMPLRQTKNNLSLQQHAKNHGISTNYELPFEGKAQINQDIQTLLLPDVLERRLNALLTKENSWKEETGISVLHIAFGFLEWEDGNNSSTLFSPLILIPLRLERKRTKNGQEFWVGCDEAEPQENKILAEKLRSELSIILPEYTGQLEEYFKDLAKQKPKDITWNIRRWVTIGVFPSARLAMYNDLDTNSYDFTSHSIVSSLLGGSNLQYSTLPPFAEEYNVDEPEIENRVPYLITDADASQFSTIVDIVNGKNLAVEGPPGTGKSQTIVNTIASVLATGKKVLFVAEKSAALAVVRSRLEAFGLGNFLLTLEANRASKEVVISSIRDRIEMDPCLNSSELDHEIKRFKEARDKLKYYVDTLSTTYGTTDFTIHHILGCSIKFNDIIDNLDKNIKKYYIPDIKNKNDLHHILSKCKQIEDAWLEALNNPDYWHIIRLPNIDRFMADELIACAEETGKLFFELSEIRQRLLSFKADHSIKVETLKEIEQIIKALPSFISHSDIEVATKLASVEKIEIVKNYLNTAESWRTNRDKILQHVNGELNTCTLEKLKLIKQLLHKYEINSLHDQVLQEVVTKNKKLLDDIITVKCISHHVLKISEIFLNISIFDLFKVIELLSGFSRTALVFRHEKLNDISFQIFIANQVKKGLALRERRDSLNDCFILDSLPGSEIIAKHASILSNSHTFSFLNSNYRKAQKFYRSVVKSNNFDKSDSVGKLKDLSQWVVDLKNYLENETLKNILGLHFDGIDTDFYSVQEAIDFFQSVDQMFSRQDYLELNNFLKYENIHQIQSLQITEYKYISQEISNLKLADIEQHVNCFEQTVEECKADIKYLQELKVILVKPEETMREEIIDLCTGFEHLLRTKEVLRNNKDLEDILTDSFQAEETNEDRLQASLLLAQSLIKLNESDKNFFLYCMKRGVLEELKLIISEIVDLNHKAYSSLQDLSEKTETSPEEWLRDKSYIEFAEFMRLAAKDKSGLIAYSRFLGIKNTLIPEGYQSFIDAILFSKKVNNSLCNVVEAMIMHKMVREVYAEYGNILTAYNGTTLNFLRKDLQDADRKIIELSRQSLRSKLFYQACPPSGCGYGRKSDYTEMALLKSEISKKQRYLPVRSITKKATSSLLELKPCWLMSPLAVAQYLPKEAIEFDLVIIDEGSQMPPEDAIVALVRAKQAMIVGDTNQLSPTSFFRTMVEDDEMDEDYKVTEESILEMANLSFKPIRRLRWHYRSKHPGLISFSNKHVYNEDLVVFPAAQDNCPKMGVYYTKVDGIYSCGSNPKEAKIVVDSILDFMKKDPDKSLGVVSLNKKQRDLLQEEIEYAREQHQHVKEYIDKWEQEKDGLEPFFIKNLENVQGDERDVIFISTVYGPEKADARVMQRFGPINGIAGKRRLNVLLSRAKERIVTFSSMTAADIQIEKDGNPGVYMFKCWLEYAASGILEGGNYTRQEPDSEFEEHVIEQIKSIGCEAFPQIGVKGFSIDIGVKHPDWPHGFIMGIECDGAGYHSSRSARDRDRLRQEILEGLGWYLYRIWSTDWFEDPRLETEKLRQAITQRLDDLKSFNGSI from the coding sequence ATGGAATTAGAAGATAATAGTGTAGAACTTACATTAAAGACAGATTTTCAAAAATTAATCAATAACCGTATAGAAGTCCTGCGCCTTAAACTTCTTGATTTTACTAGAAAAAACCCATTAATCTCTACCAGGTTTTCTGATCGTTCAAATTCTTTTTTACGTATAGTTGATTGTGTACCTGAGTTGTTGTTTCAGTCTCTATTAAACAATAATATGAGAATTATTCCCCTACCAGATTTAGGCACGGAACCTGAAGATGAGAAAAGTAGAGAATTTCAAGAGGCTTTGACTGAGGCAAGAATTAATGATGAAGGTTATTTAAGTGGGCTTGAAGCAATAAACCATGAAAGAGATGAAGCTCCTGAGCTTTTAGCACAAACAGAGCGACAATTAAAAGATAGGTTGCGGCAAAAACTGAATATGCCATTGCGGCAAACAAAAAATAACTTATCGCTGCAACAGCATGCTAAAAATCATGGAATATCTACTAATTATGAACTACCTTTTGAAGGCAAGGCTCAAATTAATCAAGATATACAAACCCTTCTTTTACCTGATGTTTTAGAAAGGCGATTAAATGCTCTTTTGACAAAAGAAAACAGTTGGAAAGAGGAGACTGGTATCAGCGTTTTGCATATTGCTTTTGGGTTTTTGGAGTGGGAAGATGGAAATAATAGTTCTACTTTATTTTCTCCTTTAATCTTAATTCCATTAAGGCTTGAAAGAAAAAGAACTAAGAATGGGCAAGAATTCTGGGTTGGCTGTGATGAAGCAGAACCACAAGAAAATAAAATTCTAGCAGAAAAATTAAGATCAGAGCTTAGTATAATACTACCAGAATACACAGGGCAATTAGAAGAGTATTTCAAAGATTTGGCAAAACAAAAACCAAAGGATATAACTTGGAATATAAGGCGTTGGGTAACAATTGGTGTATTTCCTTCTGCGCGACTTGCAATGTATAATGACCTAGACACAAATAGCTATGACTTTACTAGCCACTCTATTGTTTCAAGCTTGCTTGGTGGATCAAACTTACAATATAGCACACTTCCTCCTTTTGCTGAAGAATATAACGTAGATGAACCAGAAATAGAGAATAGGGTACCATACCTTATTACCGATGCTGATGCCTCACAATTTAGTACAATTGTTGATATAGTCAACGGAAAAAATTTGGCAGTTGAAGGACCGCCTGGAACAGGAAAATCTCAAACTATTGTAAACACCATTGCTTCTGTACTTGCTACTGGTAAGAAAGTGTTATTTGTAGCTGAAAAATCCGCTGCACTTGCAGTAGTTAGATCTAGATTAGAAGCTTTTGGACTTGGTAATTTCTTATTAACGTTGGAAGCAAATCGTGCAAGTAAAGAGGTGGTAATTTCATCTATTAGAGATAGAATTGAGATGGATCCATGTCTTAATTCTAGTGAGTTAGATCATGAAATAAAACGATTTAAAGAAGCAAGGGATAAGTTGAAGTATTATGTAGATACGCTATCTACAACTTATGGCACAACTGATTTTACTATTCATCATATTCTGGGTTGTAGTATTAAGTTTAACGACATTATTGATAATTTAGACAAAAATATTAAAAAATATTACATACCAGATATAAAGAACAAAAATGATTTGCACCACATTTTATCTAAGTGCAAACAGATCGAAGATGCATGGCTTGAGGCATTAAATAATCCTGACTATTGGCATATTATAAGACTACCGAATATTGACCGTTTTATGGCAGATGAACTTATCGCATGTGCAGAAGAAACAGGGAAGTTATTTTTTGAGCTATCAGAAATACGGCAACGATTACTTAGTTTTAAAGCTGATCATTCAATAAAAGTAGAAACTCTAAAAGAGATTGAGCAAATTATTAAAGCTTTACCTAGCTTTATATCACATAGTGATATAGAAGTTGCAACAAAACTTGCATCTGTGGAAAAGATTGAAATAGTTAAGAACTATTTAAACACTGCAGAATCATGGAGGACAAATAGAGATAAGATTTTACAGCACGTTAATGGTGAATTAAACACGTGTACTTTAGAGAAATTGAAATTAATCAAGCAATTATTGCATAAATATGAAATAAATTCATTACATGATCAAGTCTTACAAGAAGTGGTTACTAAAAATAAAAAATTATTGGATGATATTATTACAGTTAAATGTATATCTCATCATGTGCTAAAAATATCAGAAATATTTTTGAATATTTCAATTTTTGATCTATTTAAAGTTATCGAGCTTCTTTCAGGATTTTCTAGGACGGCTTTAGTATTCCGACATGAAAAACTGAACGATATATCTTTTCAAATATTTATTGCTAACCAGGTAAAGAAAGGCTTAGCGTTAAGAGAACGTAGAGATTCTCTTAACGACTGTTTTATTTTGGATTCTTTGCCCGGATCAGAAATAATAGCAAAACATGCTTCTATTTTATCTAATTCTCATACTTTTTCTTTTTTAAATTCTAATTACAGAAAAGCACAAAAATTCTACCGATCAGTGGTTAAAAGTAATAATTTTGATAAATCAGATAGTGTAGGCAAGCTAAAAGATTTAAGCCAGTGGGTCGTAGATTTAAAAAATTACTTAGAGAATGAGACACTTAAAAACATTCTAGGATTACATTTTGATGGAATTGATACTGATTTTTATTCTGTTCAAGAAGCGATAGATTTCTTTCAGAGTGTTGATCAAATGTTCTCTAGACAAGATTATTTAGAACTAAATAATTTTCTAAAATATGAAAATATCCACCAAATTCAAAGCTTACAAATAACAGAATATAAATATATTAGCCAAGAAATATCTAATTTAAAACTGGCAGATATAGAACAGCATGTAAACTGTTTTGAACAAACTGTTGAAGAATGTAAAGCTGACATTAAGTACTTGCAAGAGCTTAAGGTAATACTTGTAAAACCAGAAGAAACTATGAGAGAGGAAATTATTGACCTCTGTACAGGGTTTGAACATTTATTACGAACAAAAGAGGTCTTAAGAAACAATAAAGATTTGGAAGATATTCTTACTGATTCATTTCAGGCAGAGGAGACAAATGAGGATAGATTGCAAGCGAGTTTATTGCTTGCTCAGAGCCTTATCAAATTAAATGAATCTGATAAAAACTTCTTTTTATACTGTATGAAAAGGGGAGTATTGGAAGAATTAAAGTTAATTATATCAGAGATTGTAGACTTAAATCATAAAGCTTATTCTTCTTTACAAGATTTATCAGAAAAAACAGAAACATCACCTGAAGAATGGTTGAGAGATAAATCTTATATTGAATTTGCTGAATTTATGAGACTTGCTGCAAAAGATAAAAGTGGGTTGATTGCCTACTCCAGATTTCTTGGTATAAAGAATACTCTCATCCCAGAAGGATATCAGTCGTTTATTGATGCGATACTTTTTTCTAAAAAAGTCAATAATAGTCTGTGTAATGTTGTTGAGGCTATGATAATGCATAAGATGGTGCGAGAGGTTTATGCTGAATATGGTAACATACTTACTGCTTATAATGGTACTACTCTAAACTTTTTAAGAAAAGATTTACAAGACGCGGATCGTAAAATTATTGAATTATCAAGACAGAGTTTACGAAGCAAGCTCTTTTACCAAGCTTGCCCTCCTAGCGGGTGCGGTTATGGCAGAAAAAGTGATTATACGGAAATGGCTTTACTAAAGAGTGAAATATCTAAAAAACAACGCTATCTTCCAGTTAGAAGTATTACAAAAAAAGCAACTTCATCTTTGCTGGAATTAAAACCATGCTGGTTAATGTCTCCACTAGCCGTAGCCCAATATTTACCTAAAGAAGCCATCGAATTTGATTTGGTAATTATTGACGAAGGCTCACAAATGCCGCCAGAAGATGCAATTGTAGCGTTAGTTCGTGCTAAACAAGCTATGATAGTTGGTGATACAAACCAACTATCTCCTACTAGTTTTTTTCGCACGATGGTAGAAGATGATGAAATGGATGAAGATTACAAAGTTACAGAAGAATCAATTTTAGAGATGGCTAACCTCTCATTTAAACCAATAAGGCGTCTCAGATGGCATTATCGTTCAAAGCATCCGGGACTTATATCTTTTTCTAATAAGCATGTTTATAATGAAGATCTTGTTGTTTTTCCAGCTGCACAAGATAATTGTCCAAAAATGGGGGTGTATTATACAAAAGTAGATGGTATCTATTCTTGCGGCAGTAATCCTAAAGAAGCAAAGATAGTAGTTGATTCTATTCTTGATTTTATGAAAAAAGACCCGGATAAATCTTTAGGAGTGGTATCGCTTAATAAAAAACAACGTGATTTGCTTCAAGAAGAAATAGAGTATGCTAGAGAGCAACATCAACATGTAAAAGAATATATTGATAAATGGGAACAAGAAAAAGACGGGTTAGAACCATTTTTTATCAAAAATTTGGAAAATGTGCAAGGTGATGAAAGAGATGTCATTTTTATAAGTACAGTTTATGGACCGGAAAAAGCAGATGCTCGTGTTATGCAACGTTTTGGGCCAATAAACGGTATAGCAGGTAAACGACGTTTGAATGTTTTGTTATCCAGAGCAAAAGAGAGAATTGTAACCTTTTCTTCTATGACTGCTGCAGATATTCAAATTGAAAAAGATGGAAATCCTGGAGTTTATATGTTCAAGTGTTGGTTAGAATATGCCGCATCCGGTATACTTGAAGGTGGTAACTACACTAGGCAAGAACCTGATTCGGAATTTGAGGAACATGTTATCGAGCAAATTAAGTCTATTGGATGCGAGGCTTTTCCGCAGATTGGTGTTAAAGGATTTTCTATAGATATCGGTGTTAAGCATCCAGACTGGCCGCACGGTTTTATAATGGGGATAGAATGTGATGGAGCTGGTTACCATTCATCACGTTCAGCTCGTGATCGTGATCGATTGCGACAAGAAATTTTAGAAGGATTAGGTTGGTATTTGTATAGGATCTGGTCAACCGATTGGTTTGAAGATCCAAGGTTAGAAACTGAGAAATTGAGACAGGCCATAACCCAAAGGTTAGATGATTTAAAAAGCTTTAATGGCTCTATATAA